Proteins from a genomic interval of Aureimonas sp. AU20:
- a CDS encoding flagellar biosynthesis repressor FlbT, protein MRVDRKTHLEFLNDVTFLLESHVMQAEDATTPIRQLYFVVQLMLIDPAAAAETRKLFERSFPALMAAFSSPAIRSGLQDAAELIERERVFDALKRVRALIPLEDAILSAAETEAPANLSTITVTDRAPVAVGAR, encoded by the coding sequence ATGCGCGTCGATCGCAAGACGCATCTGGAGTTCCTGAACGACGTGACCTTCCTTCTGGAAAGCCACGTCATGCAGGCCGAGGACGCAACCACCCCGATCCGCCAGCTCTACTTCGTCGTCCAGCTCATGCTGATCGACCCGGCCGCGGCGGCCGAGACGCGTAAGCTCTTCGAGCGCAGCTTCCCCGCCCTCATGGCCGCCTTCTCCTCGCCCGCCATCCGCTCCGGCCTGCAGGACGCGGCCGAGCTGATCGAGCGCGAGCGCGTGTTCGACGCCCTGAAGCGCGTGCGCGCGCTGATCCCGCTCGAAGACGCCATTCTCTCCGCCGCCGAGACGGAAGCCCCGGCCAACCTGTCCACCATCACCGTGACCGACCGCGCGCCGGTCGCCGTGGGAGCCCGTTGA
- the flaF gene encoding flagellar biosynthesis regulator FlaF, with protein MYQFSYAEVTQDSSATAREREREALDRMVDALKRADAAGPRSREAIEAIYLTRNLWSILVEDLATPGNALPEELRASLISIGLWVMREAEAIRLGQRESFSTMIEVTTMIRDGLGE; from the coding sequence ATGTATCAATTCTCCTATGCCGAGGTCACGCAGGACAGTTCGGCGACGGCTCGCGAGAGGGAGCGCGAGGCGCTGGACCGCATGGTCGACGCGCTCAAGCGCGCCGATGCGGCCGGCCCCCGCTCGCGCGAGGCGATCGAGGCGATCTACCTGACGCGCAATCTCTGGTCGATCCTGGTGGAAGACCTCGCCACCCCCGGCAACGCGCTCCCCGAGGAGCTGCGCGCCAGTCTGATTTCGATCGGGCTCTGGGTCATGCGCGAGGCCGAGGCCATCCGGCTCGGCCAGCGCGAAAGCTTCTCGACCATGATCGAGGTGACCACCATGATCCGCGACGGCCTGGGAGAGTAA
- a CDS encoding flagellar hook-associated family protein gives MTISSLTFSNFSRSTIQRVQTQLVDAQKEFNTGRHADVGRTLGRVTGNAISYRSQEDTYDSMLTSNKLITSRFQLMDNALSSVRTSADDYSKALINGTATGTGTAALVQSAQQGLQQVLGAVNVSSSGEFLFGGTHANTQPIQSDNTAVTGLYGAVQSKFLDALGISDVSQATQAQVQAYFSDSGYTKAGATTARSFKVDFYGVPAVPANPPTAAVPAVPGIWDGIADTGGAASTAYISRSEQINTSVNVNTDAFKDTVAAYAMIGALDISKMGDSARQALTTAAQSKLKAGQDGIVKVQADLGVRQNRVEAANTLLTKQKDIVAAAYDRLEGVDQTEAGLLINQLKTQLDATFAVTGKLQGLSILNYL, from the coding sequence ATGACGATCTCCAGCCTGACCTTCAGCAACTTCTCGCGCTCCACCATCCAGAGGGTCCAGACCCAGCTCGTGGATGCGCAGAAGGAGTTCAATACCGGTCGTCACGCCGATGTCGGCCGCACGCTCGGCCGCGTCACGGGCAACGCGATCTCCTACCGCTCGCAGGAAGACACCTACGACAGCATGTTGACCTCCAACAAGCTGATCACCAGCCGCTTCCAGCTCATGGACAATGCCCTGTCCTCGGTCCGGACCAGCGCCGACGATTATTCCAAGGCGCTGATCAACGGCACTGCGACGGGCACGGGCACCGCGGCTTTGGTGCAAAGCGCGCAGCAGGGCCTCCAGCAGGTCCTGGGCGCGGTGAATGTCAGCAGCAGCGGCGAGTTCCTGTTCGGGGGCACACATGCCAACACGCAGCCGATTCAGAGCGACAACACGGCTGTAACAGGATTGTACGGTGCCGTGCAGTCCAAGTTTCTCGACGCGCTCGGAATCTCGGATGTCTCACAGGCGACGCAAGCGCAGGTGCAGGCTTACTTCAGCGACAGCGGCTACACCAAGGCGGGGGCAACCACGGCCCGTAGCTTCAAAGTCGATTTCTACGGCGTGCCGGCTGTGCCCGCCAATCCCCCTACCGCCGCCGTTCCTGCCGTTCCAGGCATCTGGGATGGCATCGCCGATACGGGCGGGGCGGCTTCGACGGCCTACATCTCCCGGTCCGAGCAGATCAACACGTCGGTGAACGTCAACACCGACGCCTTCAAGGATACGGTCGCGGCCTATGCCATGATCGGCGCCCTCGACATCAGCAAGATGGGCGACTCCGCGCGCCAGGCCTTGACCACGGCAGCTCAGAGCAAGCTGAAGGCCGGACAAGACGGAATCGTCAAGGTTCAAGCCGATCTTGGTGTGCGACAGAATCGGGTGGAAGCCGCCAACACGCTTCTGACCAAGCAGAAGGACATCGTGGCTGCTGCCTACGATCGTCTGGAAGGCGTCGACCAGACCGAAGCCGGCCTTCTGATCAACCAGTTGAAGACGCAGCTCGACGCGACCTTCGCCGTCACCGGCAAGCTCCAGGGCTTGAGCATCCTCAATTACCTCTGA
- the flgK gene encoding flagellar hook-associated protein FlgK encodes MTLSSAINTATSSLQAAQTQTALVSRNIANANVAGATRKYANVVTGADGRLEVRSVAQSGNAALFRNVLNGTSDVARSGVLAGGLDRLNEVIGDTDAKGSPAARVSALTDALVSYSKAPANSEVGRAAVAAAQNLVTSLNSASDTVQEIRQDADHELALAATDMRQILKQIEDLNQRIMAGTSANRDVTDEVDKRDQQIQKLSEYVGITVQSRGDNDVVIYTDSGVTMFDRTARSIDFTPTPSLKPGDAGGAFRIDGTVVTGDNAFMPITSGKIAGLVELRDKVAPQFQTQLDAIANNLIDVFSETSGSGTAQGLFQDASATVSTSGTPAVVASTLAGAAGRIKVASSVLGDPTLLRDGGVSGGTKLNTDSAATGYTDRLTALVTTIRTSRNYSATGADTTGTIANFAASSMSWLQGTRSQTLATNEYQQTLLEKTQSTLSNETGIDLNTELTRLLDLQRSFQASSKIITTVDQMMAALLQAI; translated from the coding sequence ATGACCCTTTCGTCTGCCATCAACACGGCGACGTCGTCGCTTCAGGCTGCCCAGACGCAGACCGCGCTCGTGTCGCGCAACATCGCGAACGCCAATGTCGCCGGCGCGACGCGCAAATACGCCAATGTCGTCACCGGCGCCGATGGTCGCCTCGAGGTCCGCTCGGTCGCCCAGTCCGGTAATGCCGCCCTGTTCCGCAACGTTCTGAACGGCACGTCCGACGTCGCCAGGTCCGGCGTATTGGCGGGAGGGCTCGACCGCTTGAACGAGGTGATCGGCGACACCGACGCCAAGGGATCGCCGGCTGCGCGCGTTTCTGCTTTGACCGACGCCCTGGTCAGCTACAGTAAGGCGCCCGCCAATTCCGAAGTCGGGCGCGCCGCCGTTGCGGCCGCGCAGAATCTCGTTACCTCGCTCAACTCGGCGAGCGACACGGTGCAGGAAATTCGCCAGGACGCCGATCACGAACTGGCGCTCGCGGCCACCGACATGCGCCAGATCCTCAAGCAGATCGAGGATCTCAACCAGCGCATCATGGCCGGCACGTCGGCCAATCGCGACGTGACGGACGAGGTCGACAAGCGCGACCAGCAGATCCAGAAACTGTCCGAATATGTCGGCATCACCGTCCAGTCGCGCGGCGACAACGACGTCGTGATCTACACCGACAGCGGCGTCACCATGTTCGACCGCACGGCGCGCAGCATCGACTTCACGCCAACGCCCTCGCTGAAGCCCGGCGATGCCGGTGGCGCCTTCCGCATCGACGGAACGGTGGTGACCGGCGACAACGCCTTCATGCCGATCACGAGCGGCAAGATCGCCGGCCTCGTGGAGCTTCGCGACAAGGTCGCCCCGCAGTTCCAGACGCAGCTCGACGCGATCGCCAACAATCTGATCGACGTGTTTTCCGAGACGTCCGGCAGCGGGACGGCGCAAGGCCTGTTCCAGGATGCGAGCGCTACTGTGTCGACGAGCGGAACACCTGCGGTCGTCGCCTCGACGCTTGCAGGCGCAGCTGGCCGCATCAAGGTTGCGAGTTCGGTGCTGGGTGATCCGACCCTGCTCCGCGACGGCGGCGTCAGCGGTGGGACGAAGCTCAACACGGATTCGGCCGCCACCGGCTACACTGACCGGCTGACGGCCCTCGTTACAACGATCCGCACGAGCCGCAACTACAGTGCCACCGGCGCCGACACGACGGGAACGATCGCCAATTTCGCCGCCTCGTCCATGAGCTGGCTTCAGGGAACACGCTCCCAGACGCTGGCGACCAACGAGTACCAGCAGACGCTTCTCGAGAAGACGCAATCGACGCTGTCGAATGAAACCGGCATCGACCTGAACACCGAGCTCACCCGCCTTCTCGATCTGCAGCGTTCCTTCCAGGCCTCGTCCAAGATCATCACAACGGTGGACCAGATGATGGCCGCCCTTCTGCAAGCCATCTGA
- a CDS encoding flagellar hook protein FlgE, producing the protein MSIGGLMRTSVSGMNAQATRLSAVSENIANSNTNGYKQTTTEFSSQILPSSAGQYNSGAVEANVRTLVSEQGGISYTANSTNSKKVDLAISGNGFLVVNDGSTKGGSSGNYLTRAGSFTQQADGSLVNAAGYTLMGYPVTTSGTAYTLNGFAGLQPVNLRASLLSATPTTKGDLTANLNKDAARVIPATGTAPKTPKDTAGLALDTEVKFTSASSITTYDNTGKAITLDIYYTKVDDNKWDVAVFNHADANPATGTNASTKAPFPYGASTSDGKGTAPITTAQFEFDSTTGKLKTITPNSGTATTVDTVSRTGFLNIDLSVTEPGVAVNGSKIALNVSDFTQYSKDYLPLAATVNGNPAEVIDKVSVGKDGTVTATFTSGTSRDLYKIPLANVAAPDNLTGVSGNAYSAGVESGTILMGFGGSGGLGTLQSGALENSTVDMASELTTMIESQRSYTANSKVFQTGSEIMDVLVNLKR; encoded by the coding sequence ATGAGCATCGGCGGACTAATGCGCACGAGCGTTTCGGGCATGAACGCGCAGGCCACGCGGCTCAGCGCCGTGTCGGAGAACATCGCGAACTCCAACACCAACGGCTACAAGCAGACCACGACGGAATTCTCATCACAGATCCTGCCGAGCAGCGCAGGTCAGTATAATTCCGGTGCCGTAGAAGCCAATGTGCGCACACTGGTCAGCGAGCAGGGCGGTATTTCCTACACAGCCAATTCCACCAATTCCAAGAAGGTGGATCTCGCTATTTCCGGCAATGGCTTCCTCGTGGTGAACGATGGCAGCACGAAGGGCGGCTCCAGCGGCAATTATCTGACGCGCGCCGGCTCCTTCACGCAACAGGCCGATGGTTCGCTGGTAAACGCTGCCGGTTATACGCTGATGGGTTACCCCGTTACCACCAGCGGCACGGCCTACACGCTGAACGGTTTTGCCGGTCTTCAGCCTGTAAATTTAAGGGCTTCGCTGCTGAGCGCGACGCCGACGACCAAGGGCGATCTGACGGCCAACCTCAACAAGGACGCCGCGAGGGTCATCCCCGCCACAGGTACCGCTCCCAAGACACCGAAAGACACTGCCGGCCTGGCTCTCGACACCGAGGTAAAGTTCACCTCCGCCAGTTCGATCACCACCTATGACAACACCGGCAAGGCGATCACGCTCGACATCTATTACACGAAAGTCGACGACAACAAGTGGGACGTTGCGGTCTTCAACCACGCCGACGCCAACCCGGCGACTGGTACCAACGCCTCGACCAAGGCGCCTTTCCCCTACGGCGCGAGCACCTCGGATGGCAAAGGCACCGCGCCGATCACTACCGCCCAGTTCGAGTTCGACTCTACCACCGGTAAGCTAAAGACCATCACGCCCAACTCCGGCACCGCCACAACGGTCGATACGGTCTCCCGCACCGGCTTCCTCAATATCGACCTGTCGGTAACCGAGCCCGGTGTCGCCGTGAACGGCTCGAAGATTGCCCTGAACGTCAGCGATTTCACGCAGTATTCGAAGGACTACCTGCCGCTGGCGGCGACCGTGAACGGCAACCCCGCCGAAGTGATCGACAAGGTGTCGGTCGGCAAGGACGGCACGGTGACGGCAACTTTCACCTCCGGCACGTCGCGAGACCTCTATAAGATTCCGCTCGCCAATGTGGCGGCGCCCGATAATCTGACCGGCGTTTCCGGCAATGCTTATTCCGCCGGTGTCGAGTCTGGCACGATCCTGATGGGCTTTGGCGGCAGCGGCGGATTGGGCACGCTCCAGTCGGGCGCGCTCGAAAACTCCACCGTCGACATGGCGAGCGAGCTCACCACCATGATCGAATCGCAGCGCTCCTACACGGCCAATTCCAAGGTCTTCCAGACTGGTTCGGAAATCATGGACGTGCTGGTCAATCTGAAGCGCTAA
- a CDS encoding response regulator transcription factor, whose translation MIVVVDNRELVTNGYKSLFSQEGVSSAGFGVDEFRDWVESASETDISAVEAFLLGDFPERGTFTRLVRSRSTAPMIALAETKALNSTLDLFAAGIDDVVAKPVHVKEILARVGAIRRRDVAVDRNRTSVDEICVFTDGRDAEVGGEALVLPRRERRILEYLVANKGRRVSKQQLFSAIYGIFDENVEENVIESHISKLRKKLKMRLGYDPVSSKRYLGYGIGV comes from the coding sequence ATGATTGTAGTTGTTGATAACCGCGAACTCGTCACCAACGGCTACAAGTCGCTTTTCTCGCAGGAAGGCGTCTCCTCGGCCGGCTTCGGAGTGGACGAGTTCCGTGATTGGGTCGAATCTGCCTCGGAGACCGACATCTCGGCGGTCGAGGCTTTCCTTCTCGGTGACTTCCCCGAGCGTGGCACCTTCACCCGCCTGGTTCGCAGCCGCTCCACCGCCCCGATGATCGCCCTCGCCGAGACCAAGGCGCTGAACTCCACCCTCGATCTCTTCGCCGCCGGCATCGATGACGTGGTGGCCAAGCCGGTTCACGTCAAGGAAATCCTGGCGCGCGTCGGCGCCATCCGTCGCCGCGACGTGGCGGTTGACCGCAACCGCACCTCGGTTGATGAAATCTGCGTCTTCACCGATGGCCGCGACGCGGAAGTCGGCGGCGAAGCGCTGGTCCTGCCGCGCCGCGAGCGCCGCATCCTGGAATATCTGGTTGCCAACAAGGGCCGCCGCGTTTCCAAGCAGCAGCTCTTCAGCGCCATCTACGGCATTTTCGACGAGAACGTTGAAGAGAACGTCATCGAAAGCCACATCTCCAAGCTGCGCAAGAAGCTCAAGATGCGCCTCGGCTACGATCCGGTCTCCTCCAAGCGCTACCTCGGCTACGGCATCGGCGTCTGA
- a CDS encoding flagellar hook-length control protein FliK, whose protein sequence is MKIDFTPPPLDREPAFKTAPRDDDSHRDQGRAFDAAIRDAKPAQKDALKSDDTSKPDAPSSARSATATDDGSTTPAKAKPADGQDDGNEADPAESSDPRPLQTLLGILTQTAVAGAADKSTQSDEKALVRTLVPENETKDGQPTAADALSGGKAVRLDVLKMETHFEPHQDGMVLVRSDAEREAKVKAGEGEDLAAAGKASDTAAVLAGLADKKAAKLAAAGERVTAASAKSAGDAAAADKAAGDEAALPVRFDEALARLSGRDGARSGSDERRGDRRGDADRSAATDASARAADATGSAKAASIDGASALGVGGAGGLGLATQIADRMLEVLGEPAPRPAANASQDSQEHLRMRAGGAALKTLTIQLKPEHLGTLDVSMRLSEGRLTVELAASRADTAVLLSEDRGALRQLLERAGFSVDDASITVVAKDMQPNGIRASDSSASTGGGDNSGSGSPSGQTARDESSAREGDRGDRRPQDQAGSRAEREEAPSRRRSSTYL, encoded by the coding sequence ATGAAGATCGATTTCACTCCGCCGCCTCTGGATCGCGAGCCGGCCTTCAAGACGGCCCCGCGCGACGATGATTCCCATCGCGACCAGGGGCGCGCTTTCGACGCCGCGATCCGCGACGCCAAACCGGCCCAGAAGGACGCGCTTAAGTCCGACGACACGTCGAAGCCCGACGCGCCCTCATCGGCCAGATCCGCAACCGCGACTGACGACGGATCGACCACACCCGCCAAGGCGAAGCCGGCGGACGGGCAGGACGATGGTAACGAGGCCGATCCGGCCGAAAGCAGCGACCCGCGTCCGCTTCAGACGCTTCTCGGTATCCTGACGCAGACCGCTGTCGCGGGTGCGGCGGACAAGTCGACCCAATCCGACGAAAAGGCGCTCGTGCGGACGCTCGTTCCTGAGAACGAGACCAAGGACGGGCAGCCCACGGCCGCCGACGCGCTGTCGGGCGGCAAGGCCGTACGGCTCGACGTTCTGAAGATGGAAACCCATTTCGAGCCACATCAGGACGGAATGGTTCTCGTGCGATCCGACGCCGAACGCGAGGCGAAGGTCAAAGCCGGGGAGGGCGAGGATCTCGCGGCTGCCGGCAAGGCGAGCGACACGGCCGCCGTTCTGGCCGGGCTCGCCGACAAGAAGGCCGCCAAGCTTGCGGCGGCAGGCGAGCGCGTGACCGCCGCGTCGGCGAAATCGGCGGGCGATGCCGCCGCTGCCGACAAGGCTGCGGGCGACGAAGCCGCGCTGCCCGTTCGCTTCGACGAAGCCCTGGCTCGCCTGTCGGGTCGCGACGGGGCAAGGTCTGGGTCGGACGAGCGACGGGGTGATCGGCGCGGTGACGCCGATCGATCGGCGGCAACGGATGCTTCGGCCCGCGCGGCCGATGCGACCGGCTCCGCCAAGGCGGCAAGCATCGATGGCGCGAGCGCGCTCGGCGTGGGCGGGGCGGGGGGCCTTGGGCTGGCCACGCAGATCGCGGACCGGATGCTCGAAGTTCTTGGCGAGCCGGCTCCGCGCCCGGCCGCCAACGCCTCGCAGGACAGCCAGGAGCATCTTCGCATGCGCGCTGGCGGCGCGGCGCTGAAGACCCTCACGATCCAGCTCAAGCCCGAGCATCTTGGTACGCTCGACGTTTCCATGCGCTTGTCCGAAGGGCGCCTGACCGTGGAACTCGCGGCCAGCCGCGCCGACACGGCGGTGCTGCTCTCGGAAGATCGCGGCGCGCTGCGTCAGCTTCTGGAGCGCGCCGGCTTCTCGGTGGACGACGCGTCGATCACTGTCGTCGCTAAGGACATGCAGCCGAACGGCATTCGCGCCTCCGACAGCTCCGCCTCCACGGGTGGCGGCGACAATTCCGGGTCGGGCTCGCCGTCCGGGCAGACCGCAAGGGACGAGTCTTCGGCCCGCGAGGGCGATCGTGGGGATCGCAGGCCCCAGGATCAGGCAGGCTCCCGCGCCGAGCGCGAGGAAGCGCCGTCGCGCCGCCGATCCTCCACCTATCTCTGA
- a CDS encoding flagellar motor protein MotB: MSASDPAHEHQSIIIVRRGGGHEDGHHGGAWKIAFADFMTAMMAFFLVMWLTAVSDQSTKKQIAQYFNPIELNSDVPPTDGLTKTDNAPKGTPETATGPNSQPGQPGGKPVGGTAEGGEDQALFRDPYAVLAEIVAEGGPATQNGTIKGKPDGSGLPGLNGGDAYRDPFDPTSWQLQPNTVASASDLTDKPLSDNLPPPAADEFKTVATANVPPAPAPTAAPRTAQELDAAKLEREIEASAPGAAADVAVKAGDPGSGTVTISLADTLDTGMFQIGSARPTADAIRLMEKIAGILKSRPGTIVIRGHTDARPYARSSGELDNWRLSTDRAHMAYYMLMRGGLDDKRVEAIEGVADRKPSNESDPEAASNRRIEILLKEPAA; this comes from the coding sequence GTGAGCGCATCCGATCCCGCCCACGAGCACCAGAGCATCATCATCGTCCGTCGCGGTGGCGGGCACGAGGACGGCCATCACGGCGGCGCGTGGAAGATCGCCTTCGCCGACTTCATGACGGCCATGATGGCGTTCTTCCTGGTGATGTGGCTGACGGCCGTGTCCGACCAGTCCACGAAGAAGCAGATCGCCCAGTATTTCAACCCGATCGAGCTGAACAGTGACGTTCCGCCGACGGACGGGCTGACGAAGACCGACAACGCGCCCAAGGGCACGCCGGAAACCGCGACGGGCCCGAACTCGCAGCCCGGCCAGCCGGGCGGCAAGCCCGTCGGCGGCACGGCCGAGGGCGGCGAGGACCAGGCCCTGTTCCGCGATCCCTACGCGGTTTTGGCCGAGATCGTGGCCGAAGGCGGTCCGGCGACCCAGAACGGCACGATCAAGGGCAAGCCCGATGGCAGCGGGCTACCGGGCCTGAACGGCGGCGACGCCTATCGCGACCCGTTCGACCCGACCTCCTGGCAGCTCCAGCCCAACACCGTGGCGAGCGCGTCCGATCTCACCGACAAGCCACTGAGCGACAACCTGCCGCCCCCGGCCGCCGACGAGTTCAAGACGGTGGCAACGGCGAACGTTCCCCCGGCACCGGCCCCCACGGCCGCGCCGCGCACCGCGCAGGAACTCGACGCCGCCAAGCTGGAACGCGAGATCGAGGCCAGCGCGCCAGGCGCCGCCGCCGATGTCGCCGTGAAGGCCGGAGACCCAGGCTCGGGCACGGTGACGATTTCGCTCGCCGACACGCTGGACACCGGCATGTTCCAGATCGGCTCCGCCCGGCCAACGGCCGATGCGATCCGCCTGATGGAGAAGATCGCCGGCATCCTGAAGTCGCGGCCCGGCACGATCGTCATTCGCGGCCATACGGACGCGCGCCCCTATGCGCGTTCGAGCGGCGAACTCGACAATTGGCGCCTTTCGACCGACCGCGCCCACATGGCCTACTACATGCTGATGCGCGGCGGGCTCGACGACAAGCGCGTCGAGGCGATCGAAGGCGTTGCCGACCGCAAACCCAGCAATGAGTCCGACCCGGAAGCGGCTAGCAACCGGCGCATCGAGATCCTTCTGAAAGAGCCAGCGGCGTGA
- the fliF gene encoding flagellar basal-body MS-ring/collar protein FliF, whose amino-acid sequence MAMVARAEAQKLLSNLQALGGRKLGALAMVGVVAIALVTLAAWTLSKPTMEVLYSGLDRQDVARIGAALTEAGIPFDVNATGDTVSTNFSQTASARMLLAEKSLPRSDKAGYELFDTMGSMGLTTFMQEVTKVRALEGELARTIQTLKDVRAARVHIVLPEQGSFRREQQPPSASVVIRTDNFEDFANAQAIRHLVASAIPGMKVDQVTVLNTDGRLLASGDDSSNANSTKQLGMESIVSSSVEDSIRRTLAPYLGVGNFQSSVIARLDTDRKQTSARTFDPEGRVERSTRTVKETGQSNDTSGSNPATAAQNVPQAQPQANAAGNNSSEAKERREELTNYEINETTTQTVSDGYDVKKLSVAVVVNRARLAATIGENATPEQIDAKLAEVRKLVASAAGISETRGDQLEVTAVDFVSNGQDLEPVPAPGYAEMLLKQSGTVVNALTILVVAVLVIWFGLKPAIRAIAGPGAASNDNVQIGSDGSIELQNPSLDVPEITGIPGAMTFSEDFANSLGFGDPSNSDDLLDELTRNRANSPKVRLEKLVEFDEAQAAAILKQWIHEKEAA is encoded by the coding sequence ATGGCGATGGTCGCTCGGGCCGAGGCCCAGAAACTCCTGTCCAACCTTCAGGCGCTCGGCGGCCGAAAGCTCGGCGCGCTGGCGATGGTCGGCGTCGTGGCGATCGCCCTCGTCACCCTGGCGGCCTGGACCCTGTCCAAGCCTACGATGGAGGTCCTTTATTCCGGCCTCGATCGGCAGGACGTCGCGCGAATCGGCGCGGCGCTGACGGAAGCCGGCATTCCCTTCGACGTGAACGCCACCGGCGACACGGTCTCCACCAACTTCTCCCAGACCGCCTCGGCGCGCATGTTGCTGGCCGAAAAGAGCCTGCCGCGCTCCGACAAGGCCGGCTACGAGCTTTTCGACACGATGGGCTCGATGGGTCTGACCACCTTCATGCAGGAGGTGACCAAGGTTCGCGCGCTGGAAGGCGAGCTTGCCCGCACCATCCAGACGCTGAAGGACGTGCGCGCCGCCCGGGTGCATATCGTCCTGCCCGAGCAGGGCTCGTTCCGCCGCGAACAGCAGCCGCCGTCCGCCAGCGTCGTGATCCGCACCGACAATTTCGAGGACTTCGCCAACGCACAGGCCATCCGCCATCTCGTCGCCTCCGCCATTCCCGGTATGAAGGTCGATCAGGTGACGGTGCTCAACACCGACGGGCGGCTTCTCGCCTCGGGCGACGATTCCAGCAACGCCAATTCCACCAAGCAGCTCGGGATGGAGTCGATTGTCTCCTCCTCGGTCGAGGACTCGATCCGCCGCACGCTCGCCCCCTATCTCGGCGTCGGCAACTTCCAGTCCTCCGTCATCGCCCGGCTCGACACCGACCGCAAGCAGACCAGCGCCCGCACCTTCGACCCGGAAGGCCGCGTCGAGCGCTCGACCCGCACGGTCAAGGAAACCGGCCAGTCCAACGACACCTCTGGCAGCAACCCGGCAACCGCCGCGCAGAACGTGCCGCAGGCGCAGCCCCAGGCCAATGCTGCGGGCAACAATTCCTCCGAGGCCAAGGAGCGCCGCGAGGAACTCACCAACTACGAGATCAACGAAACCACGACGCAGACCGTTTCCGACGGCTACGACGTGAAGAAGCTCTCGGTCGCCGTGGTGGTGAACCGGGCGCGCCTCGCCGCCACGATCGGCGAGAACGCCACGCCCGAACAGATCGACGCCAAGCTCGCCGAAGTGCGCAAGCTCGTCGCCTCCGCCGCCGGCATTTCCGAAACGCGCGGCGACCAGCTCGAGGTCACGGCGGTGGACTTCGTCTCCAACGGCCAGGATCTGGAGCCCGTGCCGGCCCCCGGATACGCCGAGATGCTGCTCAAGCAGTCCGGCACGGTGGTCAACGCCCTCACCATCCTCGTGGTCGCGGTGCTGGTCATCTGGTTCGGCCTGAAGCCCGCCATCCGCGCCATCGCCGGCCCGGGCGCCGCCTCCAACGACAATGTCCAGATCGGCTCCGACGGGTCGATCGAACTCCAGAACCCCTCGCTCGATGTCCCCGAAATCACGGGAATTCCTGGCGCCATGACCTTCTCGGAAGACTTCGCCAACTCGCTCGGCTTCGGCGATCCGTCCAACTCCGACGACCTGCTCGACGAACTGACACGCAACCGCGCCAACTCGCCCAAGGTCCGCCTGGAGAAGCTCGTCGAGTTCGACGAAGCCCAAGCGGCGGCCATCCTGAAGCAGTGGATCCACGAGAAAGAAGCGGCCTAA
- a CDS encoding flagellin — MGQFDVSGLSTTDKINFTVDWDGAASTYQITGLSKNNSIDDVVVKLNAATATAGAAGALNSKGTASVENGRIVFTAKTAGAAHTVKVYDVSNTNPYAGSAGIQASGTVFGQDAVASANGTISNADQYARVLNAAMGQAGVSGVTASMSGGKLSISSVNAGSSASVAVSGLVASAGANAISLDKLDISTSGLAAVGADSGDKIKTVLSAYISLVNTAINKVTTAASNLGSVASRIDMQKSFVNTLMDTIDKGVGNLIDADMTEESTKLQALQVKQQLGTQSLSIANQSAQSVLSLFRS, encoded by the coding sequence ATGGGTCAGTTCGATGTTTCGGGCCTGAGCACGACTGACAAGATCAACTTCACGGTTGATTGGGACGGGGCCGCATCGACCTACCAGATCACTGGTCTGTCGAAGAACAACTCGATCGATGATGTGGTTGTTAAGCTCAATGCGGCCACGGCTACTGCAGGTGCTGCAGGTGCGCTGAACAGCAAGGGCACGGCTTCGGTCGAAAATGGTCGGATTGTGTTCACTGCCAAGACAGCTGGTGCGGCTCATACTGTCAAGGTGTACGACGTTTCCAACACCAACCCGTACGCAGGTTCGGCTGGTATCCAGGCGAGCGGTACGGTGTTCGGTCAGGACGCTGTAGCATCGGCCAATGGCACCATCTCGAACGCAGATCAGTATGCTCGTGTGCTCAACGCCGCTATGGGTCAGGCTGGCGTGTCTGGCGTGACTGCATCGATGTCTGGCGGGAAGCTGTCGATCAGCTCCGTCAACGCTGGTTCCTCTGCCTCGGTGGCGGTGTCCGGTTTGGTGGCCAGCGCTGGTGCGAACGCCATCTCGCTAGACAAGCTTGACATCTCCACCAGCGGTCTCGCCGCTGTCGGTGCTGACTCGGGCGATAAGATCAAGACCGTGCTCAGCGCGTACATCAGTCTGGTCAACACGGCGATCAATAAGGTCACGACCGCCGCTTCGAACCTCGGCTCGGTCGCTTCGCGCATCGACATGCAGAAGTCCTTCGTCAACACGCTGATGGACACGATCGACAAGGGCGTCGGCAACCTCATCGACGCCGACATGACCGAAGAGTCCACCAAGCTCCAGGCCCTGCAGGTCAAGCAGCAGCTCGGCACGCAGTCGCTCTCGATCGCCAACCAGTCGGCGCAGAGCGTCCTCTCGCTCTTCCGCAGCTAA